One region of Sulfuriroseicoccus oceanibius genomic DNA includes:
- a CDS encoding ArsJ-associated glyceraldehyde-3-phosphate dehydrogenase produces MNIAINGFGRMGRLGFRAGWDCPDYQITRVNELHGTAETAAHLLEFDTVHGRWDRGIGHTTDSLIVEGKSIAFSNAPTPAEMDLTDVDIVIDATGAYRTPELLQPYFDAGVKKVIVACPVKEGALNVVMGCNDHLYDPAEHHLLTAASCTTNCIAPVIKVIFEKLGIVHGMITTMHDVTNTQTVVDAPHKDLRRARSCLNSLIPTSTGSATAITMIYPELKGKLDGVAVRIPLLNASLTDIVLELPNPTTVEEVNGLLKEAADGELKGILGFEEKPLVSTDFTNDVRSGIVDGPSTMVTDGTQLKLLVWYDNEVGYATRMMELAAKVARSI; encoded by the coding sequence ATGAATATCGCAATTAATGGATTCGGCCGTATGGGCCGCCTTGGGTTCCGTGCCGGCTGGGATTGTCCGGATTATCAGATCACCCGCGTCAATGAACTGCATGGCACCGCGGAAACTGCTGCGCACTTGTTGGAGTTCGATACCGTTCACGGGCGCTGGGACCGCGGCATTGGCCACACAACTGACAGTCTGATTGTGGAGGGCAAGAGCATTGCCTTTAGCAATGCGCCGACACCTGCGGAGATGGATCTCACCGACGTCGACATCGTGATCGACGCTACCGGTGCCTACCGCACGCCGGAGTTGCTTCAGCCTTACTTCGACGCCGGCGTGAAGAAGGTGATTGTCGCCTGCCCGGTCAAAGAGGGAGCTCTCAACGTCGTGATGGGCTGTAACGACCACTTGTACGATCCTGCTGAACACCATCTGCTCACTGCGGCGTCCTGCACGACCAACTGCATCGCGCCTGTGATCAAGGTGATCTTTGAAAAGCTGGGCATCGTCCACGGCATGATCACGACCATGCACGATGTGACCAACACACAGACCGTGGTGGACGCGCCGCACAAGGACCTGCGCCGCGCCCGTTCGTGCCTGAACTCGTTGATCCCAACCTCGACCGGATCAGCGACGGCGATCACGATGATTTACCCGGAGCTCAAAGGGAAGCTCGACGGCGTGGCGGTGCGTATCCCATTGCTCAACGCATCGCTCACCGACATCGTGCTTGAGTTGCCAAACCCTACGACGGTGGAAGAAGTCAACGGTTTGCTCAAGGAAGCTGCCGATGGGGAGCTCAAGGGAATCCTGGGCTTTGAAGAGAAGCCGCTGGTCTCGACTGACTTCACCAACGACGTGCGATCGGGGATTGTCGATGGTCCGTCGACGATGGTGACCGACGGCACCCAGCTCAAGTTGCTTGTCTGGTACGACAACGAAGTCGGCTACGCCACACGCATGATGGAATTGGCGGCGAAGGTGGCTCGCTCGATCTAG
- the arsJ gene encoding organoarsenical effux MFS transporter ArsJ, translated as MNLRSYGIVTASYWGFTLTDGALRMLVLLHFHALGYSPVQLAFLFLLYEFCGVLTNLLGGWIGSRTGLNATLYAGLALQVVALVMLSLVDPNWAALLSVSYVMTSQALSGIAKDLTKMSSKSAVKLLTPDTDGALFKWVAILTGSKNALKGVGFFLGGVLLTWLGFVHALWFMAGALALVLIGALAFLREDMGKSKRKVKFTQLFSKSREINWLSAARMFLFASRDVWFVVALPVFLKSTLGWSFNQVGAFMAAWVIGYGFIQAAAPKLVRRGDVRSAAAVWVGLLTLVTAGLALGVQFEFHPVASILVGLGLFGLVFAVNSSVHSYLILAFTDHDQVAVNVGFYYMANACGRLLGTLLSGVMFLVGGLPACLWTSAGLLVTALIFTLPLRRG; from the coding sequence ATGAACCTCCGTAGTTACGGCATTGTTACTGCATCGTACTGGGGCTTTACGCTGACTGACGGAGCGTTGCGCATGTTGGTGCTGTTGCACTTTCATGCGCTGGGCTACTCGCCGGTGCAGTTGGCGTTTTTGTTTCTGCTGTACGAGTTCTGCGGCGTGCTTACCAACTTGCTGGGTGGGTGGATCGGGTCGCGCACCGGGCTCAACGCAACGCTTTACGCCGGGCTTGCGTTGCAGGTGGTGGCGCTGGTGATGCTGTCGTTGGTCGACCCGAACTGGGCGGCGTTGTTGTCGGTGAGCTACGTGATGACGTCGCAGGCGCTGTCCGGGATTGCCAAGGACCTCACCAAGATGAGCTCCAAGAGCGCGGTGAAATTGCTCACTCCGGACACGGATGGGGCGTTGTTCAAATGGGTCGCCATCCTGACTGGCTCGAAGAATGCCCTGAAAGGCGTGGGCTTCTTCCTCGGCGGAGTGCTGCTCACCTGGCTGGGGTTTGTGCATGCCTTGTGGTTCATGGCCGGGGCCTTGGCGCTCGTGTTGATAGGTGCGTTGGCATTCCTGCGTGAGGACATGGGCAAGAGCAAACGCAAGGTGAAGTTCACCCAGTTGTTCTCCAAGAGCCGTGAGATCAACTGGCTCTCCGCCGCGCGGATGTTTTTGTTCGCTTCGCGCGACGTGTGGTTTGTCGTGGCGCTGCCCGTGTTCTTGAAATCGACTCTCGGCTGGAGCTTCAACCAAGTCGGGGCGTTCATGGCAGCGTGGGTGATTGGCTATGGCTTCATCCAGGCGGCGGCGCCCAAGCTGGTGCGTCGCGGCGACGTGCGCAGTGCGGCTGCGGTTTGGGTTGGATTGCTGACTCTGGTCACCGCGGGGCTGGCGCTTGGGGTGCAGTTCGAGTTCCATCCTGTGGCGTCGATTCTGGTGGGGCTTGGGTTGTTTGGTTTGGTGTTCGCGGTGAACTCATCGGTCCACTCGTATTTGATCCTCGCGTTCACCGATCACGATCAGGTAGCGGTGAATGTCGGGTTTTACTACATGGCAAACGCGTGCGGCCGGTTGTTGGGAACCTTGCTCTCCGGCGTGATGTTTTTGGTCGGCGGGCTACCGGCGTGCCTCTGGACCAGCGCGGGATTGTTGGTCACCGCGTTGATCTTCACGCTGCCGTTGAGGAGAGGCTGA
- the purD gene encoding phosphoribosylamine--glycine ligase: MSKVLVVGKGGREHALIRACVESTSETEVFAWPGSDAIFDLAKPTPVTDFDSLVEWIGGGNVDLVVAGEEAWLVYGEGLANACERLGVPCWGPKKEAAQLEASKEFAKEFMVRHNIPTGGYVTVDNIADARAAIGDSYPCVLKFDGLAAGKGVAVCPDSVAAEEFLDEVFTTRRFGEGRLVVEEFLTGPEVSIFVSVVDGEYQILTPARDYKRLADGDLGPNTGGMGAVAGRSLLDAETLAIIEETAVKRTVEGLQKDGLQYRGFLYFGFMLTPEGPKLLEYNCRFGDPECQAVMPLVSGDFTSYVMSGAKGKLDTSLIDFSSDWSVCLVAASAGYPASSRNGDVIRGLDEVTGARVYHAGTKKNEAGEFATNGGRVLAVVAQGATRQDAVAAAYEQFNKVDFDGSQRRTDIGTANFD, from the coding sequence ATGAGCAAGGTTCTTGTTGTTGGAAAAGGCGGGCGCGAACACGCGCTGATTCGTGCATGTGTTGAGTCGACGAGCGAGACGGAGGTTTTCGCGTGGCCGGGCAGCGATGCGATTTTTGATCTGGCGAAGCCAACGCCTGTGACCGATTTCGACAGCTTGGTCGAATGGATCGGCGGCGGAAATGTTGATTTGGTGGTTGCCGGCGAGGAAGCTTGGCTCGTTTACGGTGAAGGTCTCGCCAATGCCTGCGAGCGCCTTGGGGTTCCTTGCTGGGGGCCGAAGAAGGAAGCCGCTCAGCTCGAGGCGAGCAAAGAGTTCGCCAAAGAGTTCATGGTGCGTCACAACATTCCAACCGGTGGCTACGTGACCGTCGATAACATCGCCGACGCCCGTGCTGCGATTGGTGACAGCTATCCGTGTGTACTCAAGTTCGACGGACTCGCCGCAGGCAAGGGGGTGGCAGTCTGCCCTGACTCGGTGGCTGCCGAAGAGTTCCTCGATGAAGTGTTTACCACACGTCGTTTCGGTGAAGGTCGCCTAGTGGTCGAGGAATTCCTGACCGGACCTGAGGTTTCGATCTTCGTTTCCGTGGTCGATGGCGAATACCAGATCCTGACACCAGCACGCGACTACAAGCGCCTGGCCGACGGCGATCTCGGGCCAAACACAGGTGGCATGGGCGCGGTTGCCGGACGCTCGTTGCTCGACGCGGAGACCTTGGCGATCATCGAAGAAACCGCTGTGAAGCGTACGGTTGAGGGATTGCAAAAGGACGGTCTTCAGTACCGCGGCTTCCTCTACTTCGGCTTCATGCTCACGCCGGAAGGGCCAAAGCTTCTCGAATACAACTGCCGCTTCGGCGATCCTGAATGCCAGGCGGTGATGCCTCTGGTGAGCGGTGATTTCACTAGCTACGTGATGTCGGGAGCCAAGGGCAAGCTCGACACCTCGCTGATCGACTTCTCGTCCGATTGGAGTGTCTGTCTTGTGGCAGCGTCCGCTGGTTATCCTGCCTCGTCGCGCAATGGGGATGTGATCCGTGGTCTCGATGAGGTCACCGGCGCACGCGTCTACCATGCGGGTACCAAGAAGAACGAAGCGGGTGAGTTCGCGACCAATGGAGGTCGTGTGCTGGCCGTGGTCGCGCAGGGCGCAACTCGTCAGGACGCCGTGGCTGCAGCTTACGAGCAGTTCAACAAAGTCGACTTCGACGGATCCCAGCGCCGCACCGATATCGGTACGGCTAACTTCGACTAA
- a CDS encoding HAD hydrolase-like protein: protein MMIKHFIFDWSGTLADDLPPVLDATNKLLENHGKPTFSRDAFREAFQLPFKGFYDRVLPGVSLDDLEVEFGEYFSNSDEPVTLLPYAAEFLDFCKKRGGKIFILSSARDEFLRQQATELGVIDRFDHIYASVLDKREMIWKILETHGLNADETAFLGDMIHDVETAQHAGVHSIALLTGYDSVAKLSAVNPDLIATNLRQLSRMMAMPVDGRSEGIQLSGGVVRVERLEIPCFIGVPDEERADEQMLWVDIDAHVSTACFAGDDAIDATVDYHALCLAVRELAAARPRQLVETLAREIIECVLTGFAVDKVDVRIRKKILDFTDTVGVSLSGERSGMVR from the coding sequence ATGATGATCAAACACTTTATCTTCGACTGGTCGGGAACCCTCGCCGACGACTTGCCTCCGGTGCTCGATGCGACCAATAAGTTGCTGGAGAACCACGGCAAGCCGACCTTTTCTCGTGATGCTTTCCGCGAGGCGTTCCAGCTTCCGTTCAAGGGGTTTTATGATCGCGTGCTGCCCGGGGTCTCGCTCGACGACCTGGAGGTGGAGTTCGGCGAGTATTTCTCCAACTCTGATGAACCTGTGACGCTGCTGCCGTATGCGGCGGAGTTTCTCGACTTCTGTAAAAAGCGTGGCGGCAAGATTTTCATCCTTTCGAGTGCTCGCGATGAGTTCCTCCGCCAACAGGCGACCGAACTCGGCGTGATCGATCGCTTCGACCACATCTACGCCAGTGTTTTGGACAAGCGCGAGATGATCTGGAAGATCCTCGAAACCCATGGACTGAATGCCGACGAGACGGCTTTCCTAGGGGATATGATCCACGACGTGGAAACCGCGCAGCACGCCGGGGTGCATTCGATTGCACTGCTCACCGGGTACGACAGCGTGGCCAAGCTCAGTGCGGTGAATCCGGACCTGATCGCCACGAATCTGCGCCAGCTTAGTCGGATGATGGCAATGCCCGTCGACGGACGGAGCGAGGGGATTCAGCTTTCCGGCGGCGTGGTGCGGGTCGAGCGCTTGGAGATTCCTTGCTTCATCGGCGTGCCGGACGAGGAACGCGCCGACGAACAGATGCTGTGGGTGGACATTGATGCGCACGTTTCCACCGCCTGCTTTGCTGGCGATGACGCGATCGACGCGACGGTGGACTACCATGCGCTGTGTCTGGCGGTGCGTGAGCTGGCGGCGGCGCGTCCGCGGCAGTTGGTCGAGACGCTGGCACGCGAGATCATTGAATGCGTGCTCACTGGTTTTGCGGTGGACAAAGTAGACGTCCGGATCCGCAAGAAGATCCTCGATTTCACCGATACGGTGGGTGTCTCGCTGAGTGGTGAGCGCAGCGGGATGGTGCGCTGA
- a CDS encoding DEAD/DEAH box helicase codes for MTPDRTIINFLNSFRDEDRKEGELVFKDQAVTQIFGTERFVQARVEIDRAYRVALTKQEDGKWEGECVPWDHHSKSAMVAAMLARIERGDKLPASPNELGQKSFGEILEEKLERPLKRFEEAYIEKLEKRYQRYETKQEILDTDLIRLNPKWEVTSYDPLELWSTPPTNINEFWNYIAYAFEKKGVGYPPFMKVVTNTDQTADDMEQFETAKEREIWQNRLSNALQGAGRRRREPATLSVRLVVSYSDARLFASVTEPGGEAAEFAEWPTVAEFRTALEKLDKNEWAASADVALLVRYLYDFLNAEDTDLIDLESEAACRLLNKLFSDEAMRQHLYTLDDHLFRLSDVRFGWEARDRDEDPDHYAIQLVTDEGKDVPHTVRVLPGTEDLYLSDETLFRGPDWWLESTSIEPEYVIEKSFIENPEGVEFLARIGAKLPKSLQDRVVEQDLHVALNLRMVSALTTADSEHLVAEITASSDDESRIERLIRDGWVIEKPKDGETSADGKSNIIRYRRDDLMLMEESLEDVGLSYDAALGAHRARVTKVFPERFAEWAESLPESIKVTGDDVVNSLLSDPVSATVQFEVNQTSIDWFDLKIVVNVDGVDLSQEQIRQLVAARGGFVRMRNGHWMRIEIEMDEEQKAAVTRLGLDPFDLSGEEHRMHVLQLADPGVAEVFDKKVWQKIENRAEELNTEVKPDVPESLQATLRPYQLEGFQFLSYLSSNRFGGVLADDMGLGKTIQSLTWLLWVYENTPEKDRVPALVVCPKSVLDVWSSEIEKFAPKLRVKVIRAGDDLDMPWIQENVDVLVLNYSQLRLSEKLLDIEWQAVVLDEGQQIKNPDSKAAKAARKLNARNRLVLTGTPIENRLLDLWSLMAFAMPGVLGNRAYFRSRFDRRKDTKAQERLSARLRPFLLRRTKSQVAIDLPPRTEEDYFCEMEGVQKRLYEDELKRIQRLLLGMETDADLKKNSFAVLQGLTRLRQICCHPGLIDEEYLEEESAKMNSLFYLLDQLREEGHKVLVFSQFVSMLDIIKSRLEKEKRPYSYLTGQTKDRREVIDQFQKTDDPNVFLLSLKAGGSGLNLTSASYVILYDPWWNPAVEAQAIDRTHRIGQTQKVIAYRLLMRDSVEQKIRVLQQQKSQLFTDVLGTESFTKTLDVDDLHYIFSSVAADDREEEEKERLKEEKRKRRSRRSDD; via the coding sequence ATGACTCCAGACCGCACCATCATTAACTTCCTGAACTCGTTCCGCGATGAAGATAGAAAGGAGGGGGAGTTGGTCTTCAAGGACCAGGCGGTGACTCAAATTTTTGGCACTGAGCGCTTTGTTCAGGCTCGTGTTGAGATCGACCGCGCGTACCGCGTGGCGCTTACCAAGCAGGAAGACGGCAAGTGGGAAGGCGAGTGCGTGCCGTGGGATCACCACAGCAAGTCGGCAATGGTGGCCGCGATGCTTGCCCGCATCGAGCGCGGGGACAAATTGCCGGCATCACCTAATGAGCTGGGTCAGAAATCGTTCGGTGAGATCCTGGAGGAGAAACTGGAGCGTCCGCTCAAGCGCTTCGAGGAGGCTTACATCGAAAAGCTCGAGAAACGCTACCAGCGCTACGAGACCAAGCAGGAGATTCTCGATACCGACCTGATCCGCCTCAACCCGAAATGGGAAGTCACCAGCTACGATCCGCTGGAACTGTGGTCGACCCCTCCGACTAACATTAACGAGTTTTGGAACTACATCGCCTATGCCTTCGAGAAGAAGGGCGTGGGCTACCCTCCATTCATGAAGGTGGTCACCAACACGGACCAGACCGCCGACGACATGGAGCAATTTGAAACCGCCAAGGAACGAGAGATCTGGCAGAACCGCTTGAGCAATGCATTGCAAGGAGCGGGGCGTCGTCGTCGCGAGCCGGCCACGCTGAGCGTGCGTCTGGTGGTGAGCTATTCGGATGCGCGTCTTTTTGCCTCGGTGACCGAGCCGGGCGGTGAGGCGGCTGAGTTTGCCGAATGGCCGACGGTTGCCGAGTTCCGCACGGCGTTGGAGAAGCTGGACAAAAACGAGTGGGCTGCCTCTGCGGACGTGGCATTGCTGGTACGTTATTTGTACGATTTCCTGAATGCTGAGGACACGGATCTGATCGACCTCGAATCCGAGGCCGCTTGCCGATTGCTCAACAAATTGTTCAGCGACGAGGCAATGCGCCAGCATCTCTACACGCTGGACGACCATTTGTTCCGTCTGTCCGATGTGCGCTTTGGCTGGGAAGCCCGCGACCGCGACGAGGATCCCGACCACTACGCCATTCAGTTGGTCACTGACGAGGGCAAGGACGTGCCGCACACGGTGCGTGTGTTGCCAGGCACCGAGGACCTCTATCTCTCCGACGAGACGCTTTTCCGCGGGCCGGACTGGTGGCTGGAGAGCACGTCGATCGAGCCTGAATACGTGATCGAGAAATCGTTCATCGAGAACCCTGAAGGGGTCGAGTTTCTGGCTCGTATTGGCGCCAAGTTGCCAAAATCGCTGCAGGACCGCGTGGTCGAGCAAGATCTCCACGTCGCGTTGAACTTGCGCATGGTTTCCGCACTGACCACCGCCGACAGCGAGCACCTGGTGGCGGAGATCACCGCGAGCTCGGATGATGAATCACGCATCGAGCGCCTCATCCGCGACGGCTGGGTGATCGAGAAGCCGAAGGACGGTGAGACCAGCGCCGATGGCAAGAGCAACATCATCCGCTACCGCCGTGACGACCTGATGCTGATGGAAGAGAGCCTCGAAGATGTCGGGCTTTCCTACGACGCCGCATTGGGCGCGCACCGGGCCCGGGTGACCAAGGTTTTCCCTGAGCGTTTTGCCGAGTGGGCGGAGTCGCTTCCGGAGTCGATCAAAGTGACCGGCGATGATGTGGTCAACAGCTTGCTCTCCGATCCGGTGAGCGCGACGGTTCAGTTCGAAGTGAACCAGACGTCGATCGATTGGTTCGACCTCAAGATTGTCGTCAACGTCGATGGCGTGGATCTTTCGCAAGAGCAGATCCGCCAGCTGGTGGCGGCGCGCGGTGGCTTCGTGCGCATGCGCAATGGTCACTGGATGCGCATTGAGATCGAAATGGACGAAGAGCAGAAAGCTGCGGTGACGCGTCTTGGTTTGGATCCATTCGACCTTTCGGGTGAAGAGCATCGCATGCACGTGTTGCAGCTCGCCGACCCTGGCGTTGCCGAGGTGTTCGACAAGAAGGTGTGGCAGAAGATTGAAAACCGCGCCGAAGAGCTCAACACCGAAGTGAAGCCGGACGTACCGGAGAGCTTGCAGGCAACATTGCGTCCATATCAGCTCGAGGGCTTCCAGTTCCTCAGCTACCTGAGCAGCAACCGCTTCGGTGGTGTGTTGGCGGATGACATGGGTCTCGGTAAAACGATCCAAAGTTTGACCTGGTTGTTGTGGGTTTACGAGAACACACCGGAAAAGGACCGCGTGCCTGCGCTGGTCGTGTGTCCGAAGTCGGTCTTGGACGTCTGGTCGTCTGAGATTGAGAAGTTCGCTCCGAAGTTGCGGGTGAAAGTGATCCGTGCGGGCGACGACCTCGACATGCCGTGGATTCAGGAGAACGTCGATGTGCTGGTGCTCAACTACTCTCAGCTGCGCTTGAGCGAGAAGCTCCTCGACATCGAATGGCAAGCCGTGGTGCTCGACGAGGGCCAACAGATCAAGAACCCGGACAGCAAAGCAGCCAAGGCTGCGCGCAAACTCAATGCACGCAACCGTCTGGTGCTCACCGGTACGCCGATTGAAAACCGCTTGCTCGACCTGTGGAGCTTGATGGCATTCGCGATGCCGGGCGTGCTCGGCAACCGTGCCTACTTCCGTTCTCGCTTCGACCGCCGCAAGGACACCAAAGCCCAGGAGCGTCTGTCGGCGCGTCTGCGTCCGTTCCTGCTGCGCCGAACCAAGAGCCAGGTCGCGATCGACCTGCCGCCACGTACCGAAGAAGATTACTTCTGCGAAATGGAAGGCGTGCAGAAGCGCCTCTACGAAGACGAGCTCAAGCGCATCCAGCGACTGCTGCTCGGCATGGAGACCGATGCGGACTTGAAGAAGAACTCGTTCGCCGTGCTGCAGGGGCTGACGCGATTGCGCCAGATTTGCTGTCACCCTGGCCTGATCGACGAGGAGTACCTCGAGGAAGAGAGCGCCAAGATGAACTCGCTCTTCTACCTGCTCGACCAGCTGCGTGAGGAAGGGCACAAGGTGCTCGTGTTCTCGCAGTTCGTCAGCATGCTCGACATCATCAAGTCGCGCCTCGAGAAGGAGAAGCGTCCGTACTCGTACCTGACCGGCCAGACCAAGGACCGCCGTGAGGTGATCGATCAGTTCCAGAAGACCGACGATCCGAACGTCTTCCTGCTCTCGCTCAAAGCGGGTGGTAGTGGTCTGAACCTGACCTCGGCGTCGTACGTCATTCTGTACGATCCATGGTGGAACCCGGCAGTGGAAGCGCAGGCAATTGACCGAACCCACCGTATCGGTCAGACCCAGAAGGTGATTGCCTATCGTCTGTTGATGCGTGATTCGGTCGAACAAAAGATCCGCGTGCTGCAGCAGCAGAAGTCGCAGTTGTTCACCGACGTGCTCGGCACCGAGAGCTTCACCAAGACGCTCGATGTGGACGATCTCCACTACATCTTCTCGTCGGTCGCTGCGGATGACCGCGAGGAAGAAGAGAAAGAGCGACTCAAGGAAGAGAAGCGCAAGCGCCGCAGCCGTCGCTCGGACGACTAA
- a CDS encoding Minf_1886 family protein, whose protein sequence is MQRRGFEEAVDLVVSKDPRYDRDAYTFLRESLEFTLKNSSSRSGSDDRHVSGQELMEGFRDFALQEFGPMAVTVFDEWGIRTTQDIGSMVFNLVEVGAFGKTEDDKLEDFQAGYDFHETFEKPFLPKSWATK, encoded by the coding sequence ATGCAACGACGAGGATTTGAAGAGGCGGTGGATCTCGTGGTGTCCAAGGACCCACGCTACGACCGCGATGCATACACCTTTTTGCGCGAGTCACTTGAGTTCACTTTGAAGAATTCGAGCTCGCGCAGTGGTAGCGACGACCGTCATGTCTCCGGTCAGGAGTTGATGGAAGGGTTCCGCGATTTTGCGCTGCAGGAGTTCGGTCCGATGGCGGTGACCGTTTTCGACGAGTGGGGGATCCGCACCACCCAGGATATCGGGTCGATGGTTTTTAATCTGGTTGAGGTCGGTGCCTTCGGCAAGACCGAGGACGACAAGCTTGAAGACTTCCAAGCCGGCTACGACTTCCACGAGACCTTCGAGAAGCCGTTCCTGCCCAAGTCCTGGGCGACCAAGTAG
- the pheA gene encoding prephenate dehydratase → MALDDVRNRIDTIDTELLRLLNERAEMVHEVGEIKKANGLEFYAPEREESLLTKLAERNEQMGGKLPEQSVRAIYREIMSAALALETDFKIAYLGPAGTWTHQAAISKFGNSVDYLPQTNFADVFDAVARGKALYGVVPIENSTEGAVSHTLDLFADSPLKICAQVMLTIENNLIANIERDQITKLYSHPQVFGQCREWIHRNFPAADLVEVSSTTRAAELAAADPHGAALAGALAAELYGLSIVESSIQDSTTNTTRFLVLGRKTCPATGNDRTSIMFAVKDRPGSLYDALKPFNEFNINMSKIESRPSKKRNWEYFFFVDIKGHCTDPKLVTALEELSEHCSFIKILGSYPDTMRPE, encoded by the coding sequence ATGGCACTCGACGACGTCCGTAACCGCATCGACACCATCGACACCGAACTACTCCGCCTGCTCAACGAGCGCGCGGAAATGGTTCACGAAGTTGGCGAAATCAAAAAAGCCAACGGATTGGAGTTTTACGCTCCGGAGCGCGAAGAGTCGCTTTTGACCAAGCTCGCCGAGCGCAACGAACAAATGGGCGGCAAGCTGCCCGAGCAGTCGGTGCGTGCCATTTACCGCGAAATCATGTCCGCCGCTCTGGCGCTGGAGACCGATTTCAAAATCGCCTACCTCGGGCCAGCCGGAACGTGGACCCATCAGGCAGCCATCAGTAAGTTCGGTAACTCGGTGGATTACCTGCCACAGACCAACTTCGCCGATGTGTTCGACGCGGTTGCCCGCGGCAAGGCGCTCTACGGTGTAGTGCCAATCGAGAACTCCACTGAAGGCGCGGTTTCGCACACGCTCGATTTGTTTGCCGACAGCCCGCTCAAGATCTGCGCCCAGGTGATGCTCACCATTGAGAACAACCTGATCGCCAACATCGAGCGCGACCAGATCACCAAGCTCTACTCGCACCCACAGGTCTTCGGCCAGTGCCGCGAGTGGATCCACCGCAACTTCCCGGCAGCAGACCTGGTCGAAGTGTCATCGACCACCCGCGCCGCCGAGCTCGCCGCAGCCGACCCACACGGTGCCGCACTGGCTGGCGCACTGGCAGCGGAACTCTACGGCCTCAGCATCGTCGAGTCGTCGATCCAGGATTCTACCACCAACACGACGCGCTTCCTGGTGCTCGGCCGCAAGACCTGCCCGGCCACCGGCAACGACCGCACGTCGATCATGTTCGCGGTGAAGGACCGTCCAGGCTCGCTCTACGACGCGCTCAAGCCTTTCAACGAGTTCAACATCAACATGTCGAAGATTGAATCGCGGCCGTCGAAAAAGCGCAACTGGGAGTACTTCTTCTTCGTCGACATCAAAGGCCACTGCACCGATCCAAAGCTCGTCACCGCGCTTGAAGAGCTCTCGGAGCACTGCTCGTTCATCAAGATTCTGGGATCCTACCCGGATACGATGCGGCCTGAATAA
- the scpB gene encoding SMC-Scp complex subunit ScpB, which translates to MTEPSLHHVIEALILASESPLSSEALIDAAQHAVALKQSHLEALADQSGDDNAEPAALPELFQQLQKLTIVQVIDAVDTLNKEYQEAGRSMVIRERPRGWQVMTRPEFAEFVHGLFPEHKPSRLSGPALETMAIIAYRQPVTKAEIEAVRGVSVDGMVQKLLDLELIKIGGRAELPGRPLLYISTEKFLEHFNVKSVDELPNAAELRRAPFPSAEEVHAPKQDPAGGSASDTPADASQGSKP; encoded by the coding sequence ATGACTGAACCATCTCTCCACCATGTGATCGAGGCTCTGATCCTCGCCAGCGAATCGCCGCTGAGCAGTGAGGCGCTGATCGATGCGGCGCAACATGCCGTGGCGCTGAAGCAGTCGCACCTCGAGGCGCTCGCCGACCAGAGCGGTGATGACAATGCGGAGCCCGCCGCGTTGCCTGAGCTATTCCAGCAGCTGCAGAAACTGACCATCGTACAAGTGATCGATGCCGTGGACACCCTGAACAAGGAATACCAGGAAGCCGGGCGGTCGATGGTGATCCGCGAGCGCCCACGGGGCTGGCAGGTGATGACGCGGCCTGAGTTTGCCGAATTCGTCCACGGACTCTTCCCCGAGCACAAGCCGTCGCGGCTCAGCGGGCCGGCGCTGGAGACGATGGCGATCATTGCCTACCGCCAGCCGGTGACCAAGGCGGAGATCGAAGCGGTGCGCGGGGTGTCGGTCGACGGCATGGTGCAAAAGCTGCTCGATTTGGAGTTGATCAAGATCGGAGGTCGTGCAGAACTTCCCGGCCGACCACTGCTTTACATCAGCACCGAGAAATTCCTCGAACACTTCAACGTAAAATCGGTGGACGAGCTGCCCAATGCCGCCGAACTTCGCCGAGCTCCCTTCCCTTCTGCCGAAGAGGTCCACGCTCCAAAACAGGACCCGGCCGGGGGATCGGCATCCGATACTCCAGCGGATGCCTCCCAGGGCAGCAAGCCATGA